In Penicillium oxalicum strain HP7-1 chromosome I, whole genome shotgun sequence, a single window of DNA contains:
- a CDS encoding Histone H4.2 has product MSGRGKGGKGLGKGGAKRHRKILRDNIQGITKPAIRRLARRGGVKRISAMIYEETRGVLKSFLESVIRDAVTYTEHAKRKTVTSLDVVYALKRQGRTLYGFGG; this is encoded by the coding sequence GTGGCAAGGGCGGCAAGGGTCTTGGCAAGGGTGGTGCTAAGCGTCACCGCAAGATTCTGCGTGACAACATTCAGGGTATCACCAAGCCCGCCATCCGTCGTCTCGCACGCCGTGGTGGTGTCAAGCGTATCTCTGCAATGATTTACGAGGAGACTCGCGGTGTTCTCAAGTCCTTCCTCGAGTCGGTCATTCGTGACGCTGTCACGTACACTGAGCATGCGAAGCGCAAGACCGTGACCTCCTTGGACGTCGTCTACGCGCTCAAGCGCCAGGGCCGCACTCTGTACGGTTTCGGTGGTTAA